Proteins encoded within one genomic window of Paenarthrobacter sp. JL.01a:
- a CDS encoding ATP-binding protein — translation MATIERHHRRTSQLRPFTPLLDNARIDGVINWLVATETAGQQILLLHGDAGSGKSTLVDSVLERLSVMGWFCGVLSMDRTSPGIYTSAALGEAAALSASPAVLLSGVSDSSPAALFIDQLDAVATYSGRMQDNYDAVDEVLAEAAANPNLRLVLVVRTVDLEEDPRLGRLRADKERVSELRIDRFTPAQVAEALDRSGVDPKSVDAPTLKLLEVPLHYAIFSRLDASERSGSFSTLPDLYERFTVQTTREVRARVGSLDWHAITGRLVTHMSQNEVLRAPAAILRSADPAEVDALISSGVLFKESSTLSFFHETYFDYLFAEAFVADGGDLEEFLVESGQALFRRAQTRQILEYLAKTNRQGFLSSVVSVLSSQSIRSHLLDIPLVLLRQWDATAEDWQAVRPLAFGPTRRSRQLLGLLSSPAWFDAADTAGDWEAMLADEEKLALIPNQLISAARVRPERVAQLVKPHVGQSDLWKSICVGLVTWSLSPGLAPLTVELLEGGHVDGVRGPIAVNSDFWSILYSLAEEAPPAAARVVGAYLRRATALSLRDGVTDPFDSGHLPNSSSSGGEDIILKVASGAPEYYVAEVLPFVTRVLADASAVSEDGGLLHGTRWHYRFPGEPLGIDDALFFGLETALRTLAAQREPGLLQLLRPLMTSELEELRFLSCRALATSSMADESIQWLSSDTRNLDLGYMNSSRWASRELIESATKTCDSGLLKQLSDLLLSYYTDYERSPLGRRSFGFAQYELLSGIDRNRRSTSVNRRLQELERKFENRSPAAPLPVTAEVVGAPVPESARYLLTDAQWIEAIHTHESDTVDWSHHGGPRGGIRELSALLGQQTADEPTRFANLALSLDNPRHAAHVGSVIRSAAGKIPIELFSRLCVHGRQLAGQNLGRDICAGIRDVAPEATDDLIELIISCSSDDDPARETAGAYNGDLSMAGLNCTRGAAAGCLARVLFTQPRYSALLLETVRKLARDPILAVKVRTAEAILALFNTIPDEALDIAESMFDDSPAELFDARETTELLKHACLRRPKTFARHLCRALLANESTAKRAGYPWIVAYVNGALETPAPKELSGLSAAARSGVAKSLFHSPGAALDVLIQLLNDEDSNVRKSAARAVRNTHEVTTDSAELLVHEFVQSPAFPEHMENLFASLDRSRVLLPLSTIEACERAVDVKGPDLGDIRLEGALISTHLIAIVLRLYKQGNAEIRDRCLDVIDKLSDIGAYGLEGSLDDERV, via the coding sequence ATGGCCACAATCGAACGGCATCACAGAAGGACTTCACAGCTCAGACCTTTCACGCCCCTGCTGGATAACGCTCGGATCGACGGCGTCATCAATTGGCTGGTTGCGACAGAAACAGCCGGGCAACAGATCCTGCTCCTTCACGGGGACGCAGGGTCAGGCAAATCAACCCTCGTCGATTCCGTCCTCGAGCGGCTCTCCGTCATGGGCTGGTTCTGCGGGGTGCTCAGCATGGACCGAACGTCACCCGGCATTTATACCTCGGCGGCACTCGGCGAAGCAGCTGCGCTGTCAGCTTCACCGGCGGTCCTACTGTCGGGTGTGTCAGACAGCTCGCCAGCCGCGCTGTTCATCGACCAGCTTGATGCGGTTGCTACCTACAGCGGCCGGATGCAGGACAACTATGATGCTGTCGACGAGGTGCTCGCAGAAGCTGCGGCCAATCCAAACCTCAGGTTGGTTCTCGTTGTCCGCACAGTTGATCTGGAGGAGGATCCCAGACTTGGGCGGTTGCGGGCGGACAAAGAACGGGTCTCGGAACTGAGGATCGACCGGTTTACCCCGGCCCAGGTAGCCGAAGCGCTGGACCGATCCGGCGTTGATCCCAAAAGTGTTGATGCCCCGACCTTGAAACTGCTTGAAGTGCCCCTCCACTATGCGATCTTCAGCCGATTGGACGCGTCGGAAAGATCCGGGTCCTTTTCGACCCTCCCTGATCTCTACGAACGGTTCACGGTACAAACAACCCGCGAGGTACGAGCCCGGGTGGGTTCTCTTGACTGGCACGCCATTACCGGACGGCTGGTCACACACATGAGCCAGAACGAAGTGCTGCGGGCTCCTGCGGCCATACTGCGTTCGGCAGATCCGGCCGAAGTGGACGCGCTGATTTCGTCCGGTGTGCTCTTCAAGGAAAGCTCAACACTCTCCTTCTTCCATGAAACTTACTTTGACTATCTGTTCGCGGAGGCTTTCGTTGCCGACGGCGGAGACCTAGAGGAATTTCTTGTGGAGTCCGGCCAAGCCCTGTTCCGGCGCGCCCAGACCAGGCAGATCCTTGAATACCTAGCCAAGACGAACCGGCAGGGGTTCCTTTCTAGCGTGGTAAGCGTGCTCTCCAGCCAATCGATCCGGTCCCACCTGCTGGATATCCCCCTAGTGCTCCTGCGCCAATGGGATGCGACCGCAGAGGATTGGCAAGCCGTCAGACCCCTTGCATTTGGACCCACCCGACGTTCACGGCAATTGCTAGGACTCCTGTCATCTCCAGCTTGGTTTGATGCCGCTGATACGGCCGGCGACTGGGAAGCGATGTTGGCCGACGAGGAAAAACTTGCTCTGATCCCCAACCAACTCATTTCCGCCGCACGGGTTAGGCCAGAGCGAGTAGCCCAGTTGGTAAAGCCGCACGTCGGCCAATCGGACCTGTGGAAGTCCATCTGTGTCGGGCTCGTGACATGGTCCTTGTCTCCCGGTCTCGCACCTTTGACGGTCGAATTACTGGAGGGAGGCCACGTTGACGGCGTCCGGGGTCCGATAGCGGTCAACAGCGATTTTTGGTCCATCCTCTACTCACTGGCCGAAGAAGCTCCCCCGGCCGCCGCTCGTGTCGTTGGCGCCTACCTGCGCCGTGCGACGGCTCTGTCACTCCGGGATGGCGTTACCGACCCCTTCGACAGTGGCCACTTGCCTAATAGCTCCTCGTCGGGCGGCGAAGACATAATACTGAAAGTCGCGTCAGGCGCGCCGGAGTACTACGTCGCCGAGGTACTTCCCTTCGTCACACGCGTGTTGGCGGACGCAAGCGCAGTCAGCGAGGATGGCGGTTTACTGCACGGAACCCGTTGGCATTACCGATTCCCCGGCGAACCCTTGGGAATCGATGATGCACTGTTCTTCGGCTTGGAGACTGCCCTGCGAACCCTCGCTGCTCAGCGAGAGCCGGGACTGCTGCAACTACTCCGCCCACTAATGACCAGCGAGTTGGAGGAGTTGCGGTTTCTATCCTGCCGCGCACTAGCCACCTCTTCCATGGCGGACGAATCCATTCAGTGGCTATCCTCGGACACGCGAAACCTAGATCTTGGATACATGAACAGTTCTAGGTGGGCGTCACGTGAGCTAATTGAATCCGCAACGAAGACGTGCGATTCAGGCCTCCTGAAACAGCTTAGTGACCTTCTCCTCAGCTACTACACAGACTACGAGAGGAGCCCCCTTGGGCGTCGTTCGTTCGGGTTCGCCCAGTACGAGCTGTTAAGCGGCATCGACCGCAACCGCCGAAGTACCTCGGTCAATCGCCGTCTACAGGAACTGGAACGCAAATTCGAGAACCGGTCACCGGCCGCACCACTTCCAGTGACCGCAGAAGTTGTAGGAGCTCCCGTGCCAGAGTCGGCGCGCTATCTTCTAACCGATGCTCAGTGGATCGAAGCAATCCACACCCATGAAAGCGATACTGTCGACTGGTCCCACCATGGCGGACCCCGCGGGGGCATTCGAGAGTTATCGGCGTTGCTGGGTCAGCAGACAGCAGACGAGCCAACCCGCTTCGCAAACCTGGCTCTGAGCCTAGATAATCCCAGACATGCGGCGCACGTGGGGTCAGTAATCCGCTCCGCTGCCGGGAAAATTCCCATCGAGCTGTTCTCAAGGTTGTGCGTGCACGGACGCCAACTAGCCGGACAGAACCTGGGCCGAGACATCTGCGCCGGCATCCGCGACGTTGCTCCCGAAGCAACAGACGACCTTATCGAGTTGATCATCTCCTGCTCCTCAGATGACGACCCAGCGCGTGAGACTGCAGGGGCCTATAACGGAGACCTGTCGATGGCCGGTCTGAACTGCACCCGGGGTGCCGCCGCCGGTTGTCTGGCGCGTGTTCTCTTCACCCAACCCCGCTACTCCGCACTGCTACTGGAGACCGTGCGAAAACTGGCCAGGGATCCGATTCTGGCCGTAAAGGTTCGCACCGCAGAAGCCATTCTCGCACTGTTCAACACAATCCCCGATGAAGCGCTGGACATCGCCGAATCAATGTTTGACGACTCGCCGGCGGAACTTTTCGACGCACGCGAAACGACCGAACTCCTGAAGCATGCGTGCCTGAGGCGCCCAAAGACTTTCGCACGCCACCTCTGCCGGGCCCTTTTGGCCAATGAATCCACTGCTAAAAGGGCGGGATACCCTTGGATTGTCGCCTATGTAAACGGCGCCTTGGAGACCCCGGCCCCGAAAGAACTTTCCGGCCTTAGTGCGGCCGCCCGTTCCGGGGTAGCAAAGAGCCTCTTCCACTCCCCGGGAGCTGCCCTGGACGTACTGATTCAACTTTTGAACGACGAGGATAGCAACGTTCGCAAAAGTGCCGCACGTGCCGTGCGTAATACCCACGAAGTGACCACTGATTCAGCAGAATTGCTCGTGCACGAATTCGTCCAAAGCCCCGCTTTCCCAGAACACATGGAGAACCTGTTTGCCTCGCTGGACCGCAGCAGGGTCCTCCTGCCGTTATCCACGATCGAGGCCTGCGAACGGGCGGTGGACGTCAAGGGTCCTGATTTGGGGGACATAAGACTGGAGGGGGCGCTCATCAGCACCCACCTCATAGCAATCGTCCTACGCCTATACAAACAAGGGAACGCCGAGATCCGGGACCGCTGCCTCGATGTCATCGACAAATTGTCGGACATCGGAGCATACGGACTGGAAGGATCCCTGGACGATGAAAGAGTCTGA
- a CDS encoding ABC transporter substrate-binding protein — protein sequence MDLNRPALPLQNKATKRTALAATAIAAALLLSACGGGAAPQGAEQAAAADPSSGANASGDVNVCGVKDASGIYKGTAEAFTKANGKVTAKYTEIGATTDEARTQIVQRLEGKSTECDIFISDVIWTSEFASQGWLLDQTKLVEANKDRLIPSTVETTKYQDKYWASPFFTNAGLIYYQKDKVAKPETWQQLYAEAAKAPGNGFVYQGKQYEGLTVNFLEMLYSAGGEVLDDQGNVKIDSQETRDVLNFMTDGLKNGSADRAVLTYNEDPARLAYESGNFGYQRNWPHVYRLLNATPLASSFAVAPLPAWEGGKASGVLGGWNLAISANSTNQAGAVAFIDFATTPDWQKHVAMDYSQAPVNEAAYSDAAVLQKMPFATELLASVKGAKPRPISPVYPQISQAIYKNVYAVLSGTTSTEDAVKKMADEVAAAKSSF from the coding sequence GTGGACTTGAACCGACCTGCTCTCCCGCTCCAGAACAAAGCCACCAAACGCACAGCCCTCGCCGCCACAGCCATAGCCGCAGCCCTCCTCCTCAGCGCGTGCGGCGGGGGAGCAGCTCCCCAAGGTGCGGAGCAAGCGGCAGCCGCCGATCCGTCGTCGGGCGCTAATGCCAGCGGCGACGTGAACGTCTGCGGCGTCAAGGACGCGAGCGGCATCTACAAGGGCACGGCGGAAGCGTTCACCAAGGCAAACGGCAAGGTCACGGCCAAGTACACCGAGATCGGCGCCACCACGGACGAAGCCCGCACGCAGATCGTGCAGCGGCTCGAAGGCAAGTCCACCGAGTGCGACATCTTCATTTCGGACGTCATCTGGACCTCCGAGTTCGCATCGCAGGGCTGGCTGCTGGACCAGACCAAGCTGGTGGAAGCCAACAAGGACCGCCTCATTCCCTCCACTGTGGAAACCACCAAGTACCAGGACAAGTACTGGGCCTCGCCGTTCTTCACCAACGCCGGCCTGATCTACTACCAGAAGGACAAAGTAGCTAAGCCGGAGACCTGGCAGCAGCTCTACGCCGAGGCCGCCAAGGCACCGGGCAACGGGTTCGTCTACCAGGGCAAGCAGTACGAGGGCCTGACGGTGAACTTCCTCGAAATGCTCTACAGCGCCGGCGGCGAAGTCCTCGATGACCAGGGCAACGTCAAGATCGACTCCCAGGAAACCCGCGACGTCCTCAACTTCATGACCGACGGCCTCAAGAACGGTTCAGCCGACCGCGCCGTCCTCACCTACAACGAGGACCCGGCCCGCCTCGCCTACGAGTCCGGCAACTTCGGATACCAGCGCAACTGGCCGCACGTCTACCGCCTGCTGAACGCGACGCCGCTCGCGTCCAGCTTCGCCGTCGCGCCGCTGCCGGCATGGGAAGGCGGCAAGGCCTCGGGCGTGCTCGGCGGTTGGAACCTGGCGATCTCGGCCAACTCCACCAACCAGGCCGGGGCGGTTGCCTTCATCGACTTCGCCACGACGCCGGACTGGCAGAAGCACGTCGCCATGGACTACTCGCAGGCCCCGGTCAATGAGGCTGCCTACTCCGACGCCGCGGTGCTCCAGAAGATGCCGTTCGCTACCGAACTCCTCGCCTCGGTCAAGGGTGCAAAGCCGCGCCCGATCTCCCCGGTCTACCCGCAGATTTCGCAGGCGATCTACAAGAACGTCTACGCCGTCCTGTCCGGCACCACCTCCACCGAGGACGCCGTGAAGAAGATGGCCGACGAAGTCGCTGCGGCCAAGTCGAGCTTCTAA
- a CDS encoding LacI family DNA-binding transcriptional regulator, producing MARPTVQDVARTAGVSVGTVSRVLNGSSSVSAAAKEKVNAAIKELSYRPLASARDLRRDRTMRVLALAKNLDSLVISEVFRGVGDAAADNGYVSLIAATDGDRDREQQLVDMLRNGSVDGLVIFSPTMPDEDVNAVAEQLSVIQVCEIVDAEAAFGVSIDDRQAGYDITRHLIDTGAKKLAMLAHRGARSGRLREEGFRQALNEANLAPDRVLLGEGNFGFHAGRNLTKKLLEAKDLPDAVFCGTDVVAAGCVRELTDAGLRVPQDVAVAGFDDSAQAEMCVPELTTVRQPAYEMGRAAFAELLQRMTVEGAHRKGRTFFPHQLVIRDSTK from the coding sequence ATGGCTCGGCCGACAGTTCAGGACGTCGCCAGGACCGCGGGTGTGTCCGTTGGGACGGTGTCGCGCGTCTTGAACGGGAGCTCATCTGTCAGTGCGGCGGCAAAGGAAAAGGTCAATGCCGCCATCAAGGAGCTCAGCTACCGCCCGTTAGCGTCAGCAAGGGACCTAAGAAGAGACCGCACCATGCGAGTCCTGGCCTTGGCAAAGAACCTGGACTCCCTCGTGATCAGCGAAGTCTTCCGAGGTGTAGGAGACGCAGCCGCGGACAACGGCTACGTCAGCCTCATCGCGGCCACAGATGGAGACCGCGACCGTGAACAGCAGCTTGTAGACATGCTGCGCAACGGGTCGGTGGACGGCCTGGTCATCTTCTCGCCAACCATGCCCGACGAGGACGTCAACGCGGTCGCCGAGCAATTGAGCGTCATCCAGGTCTGCGAAATCGTCGATGCCGAGGCCGCCTTCGGGGTGTCCATAGATGACCGCCAAGCAGGCTACGACATCACCAGACACCTCATCGACACGGGTGCCAAGAAGCTCGCCATGCTCGCCCATAGGGGTGCCCGCTCCGGCCGGCTCAGGGAAGAAGGCTTCCGCCAGGCACTTAACGAGGCAAACCTGGCACCCGACCGCGTCCTCCTAGGTGAAGGCAACTTCGGCTTCCACGCCGGCCGCAATCTCACAAAGAAGCTCCTGGAAGCCAAGGACCTCCCGGACGCCGTCTTCTGCGGAACGGACGTCGTCGCCGCCGGCTGCGTCCGGGAGCTCACCGACGCTGGCCTCAGAGTCCCGCAAGACGTCGCAGTCGCAGGTTTTGATGACTCCGCCCAGGCAGAAATGTGCGTCCCCGAGCTGACCACGGTAAGGCAGCCGGCGTACGAGATGGGGCGAGCGGCCTTCGCCGAGCTCCTGCAGCGGATGACTGTCGAGGGCGCGCACCGTAAGGGACGGACCTTCTTCCCTCACCAACTCGTCATCCGGGACTCCACTAAATAA
- a CDS encoding hydroxypyruvate isomerase family protein, with protein MTYTVNCSILLTELPLLERPAAAKAAGFDAVEFWWPFETSVPTDAQVTEFENAIKDAGVQLTGLNFNAGNMPGGDRGLVSWKGRCSEFKDNIDVVAGIGERLGCKAFNALYGNRQDEFTPEEQDELAAKNLAAAAAGVARIGGTVLLEPVSGTPKYPLLTAEDALKVIARVKAESGAQNIKLLADFYHLAVNGDDVESVIENHAKDFGHIQIADNPGRGAPGTGNLPLGEWIARSRELGYEGYIGLEYKEPQETAFSWAIRQRAAAN; from the coding sequence ATGACGTACACAGTGAACTGCTCCATCCTCCTGACGGAGCTGCCCTTGCTCGAGCGCCCCGCCGCCGCGAAGGCAGCCGGTTTTGACGCCGTCGAGTTCTGGTGGCCCTTCGAGACCTCCGTCCCCACAGACGCCCAAGTAACCGAGTTCGAGAACGCCATCAAGGACGCCGGCGTTCAGCTCACGGGCCTGAACTTCAACGCCGGCAACATGCCCGGCGGCGACCGCGGCCTCGTTTCCTGGAAGGGACGTTGCTCCGAATTCAAGGACAATATCGACGTCGTCGCCGGCATCGGTGAGCGCCTGGGTTGCAAGGCCTTCAACGCCCTCTACGGCAACCGCCAGGACGAGTTCACCCCTGAAGAGCAGGACGAACTCGCCGCCAAGAACCTCGCCGCAGCAGCTGCCGGCGTCGCACGTATCGGCGGAACTGTGCTCCTCGAGCCGGTGAGCGGCACACCCAAGTACCCGCTCCTCACCGCCGAAGACGCACTCAAGGTCATCGCCCGCGTCAAGGCAGAATCCGGTGCACAGAACATCAAGCTCCTCGCCGACTTCTACCACCTGGCAGTCAACGGCGACGACGTCGAATCCGTCATCGAGAACCACGCCAAGGACTTCGGCCACATCCAGATCGCCGACAACCCCGGCCGCGGCGCCCCCGGCACCGGCAACCTCCCCCTCGGCGAGTGGATCGCCCGCAGCCGCGAACTCGGCTACGAGGGCTACATCGGTTTGGAATACAAGGAACCGCAGGAGACGGCATTCAGCTGGGCCATCCGCCAGCGCGCCGCAGCCAACTAA
- a CDS encoding ThuA domain-containing protein, which translates to MSDTKLKIVVWNEGVHEARNEPATIGDMYPEGIHGAIAAGLRGFYPDSEITTATLADREHGLSEEVLAQTDVLLWWGHIAHQEVSDEVVERVQRHVLGGMGLVVLHSGHFAKIFTRLLGTTCSLKWRNEGERELVWTVKPSHPIAAGIESPIVIPQQEMYGELFDIPEPDDLIFISSFTGGEVFRSGVTFSRGKGRIFYFSPGDQEYPVYHQPQIQKVIANGVGWVAQPGVFREAPEVSNPSRDWFA; encoded by the coding sequence ATGTCTGATACGAAACTGAAGATCGTCGTCTGGAACGAGGGCGTCCACGAGGCCCGCAACGAGCCCGCCACCATCGGGGACATGTACCCCGAGGGCATCCACGGCGCCATCGCCGCTGGCCTGCGCGGCTTCTACCCGGACTCCGAAATCACCACGGCTACCTTGGCTGATCGGGAGCACGGGTTGTCCGAGGAAGTCCTGGCGCAGACTGACGTGCTGCTCTGGTGGGGGCATATTGCGCATCAGGAAGTGAGCGACGAGGTGGTGGAGCGCGTGCAGCGGCATGTGCTCGGCGGCATGGGACTGGTGGTGCTCCACTCCGGGCACTTCGCCAAGATCTTCACCCGCTTGCTGGGGACCACGTGCTCGCTGAAGTGGCGCAATGAGGGCGAACGGGAGCTGGTGTGGACGGTCAAGCCTTCGCACCCGATCGCGGCCGGGATTGAAAGCCCGATCGTGATTCCGCAGCAGGAAATGTACGGGGAACTGTTCGACATCCCGGAACCCGACGACCTGATCTTCATCAGCTCGTTCACCGGGGGAGAGGTATTCCGCTCCGGCGTGACCTTCTCGCGCGGCAAGGGACGGATCTTCTACTTCAGCCCCGGCGACCAGGAATACCCGGTGTACCACCAGCCGCAGATCCAGAAGGTCATCGCCAACGGCGTGGGCTGGGTTGCGCAGCCGGGTGTCTTCCGCGAGGCGCCCGAGGTTTCCAACCCGTCGCGGGACTGGTTCGCCTAG
- a CDS encoding Gfo/Idh/MocA family protein: MSIQQQATTATLKVGVVGIGWAGQQHLKAYSNIDGVEIVAVAGMEPELLAQLKEEYNIPNAFARWEDMIELQDLDAVSVAVPTFLHAPIAIASLERGLHVLSEKPLARNAVEGQAMVDAARKAGRVLDVAFNHRRRGDIQALKNVIDEGTLGRPYYAKASWLRRQGIPMLGSWFTNPALAGGGPLADIGVHVLDYSLHLLGEPKVLAVSASTHSELGPRGLGGNARYTASNSSHKFEVEDFASAFIRLEGGGTLILEAGWATYRDERDLMDFTVYGTDGGADLRSVGASENPVADVHIFTEKDGQNADFEVVAEPGKAHQAVVDDFVAAVRGGETVWGSHDGSLALSRALVLDACYKSAVEQREVRL; the protein is encoded by the coding sequence GTGAGTATTCAGCAGCAGGCCACCACCGCAACCCTCAAGGTGGGAGTTGTGGGCATCGGTTGGGCCGGCCAGCAGCACCTCAAGGCGTACAGCAACATCGACGGCGTCGAAATTGTCGCCGTCGCGGGTATGGAACCAGAGCTCCTGGCCCAGCTGAAGGAGGAGTACAACATTCCGAACGCGTTCGCGCGCTGGGAGGACATGATCGAACTCCAGGACCTCGACGCCGTCAGCGTCGCCGTGCCGACGTTCCTCCACGCGCCGATCGCGATTGCTTCGCTTGAGCGGGGCCTGCACGTGCTGAGCGAGAAGCCCCTGGCGCGCAACGCCGTCGAGGGTCAAGCAATGGTTGACGCCGCCCGGAAGGCGGGCCGCGTCCTCGACGTCGCGTTCAACCACCGCCGCCGCGGCGACATTCAGGCGCTCAAGAACGTGATCGACGAAGGGACCCTCGGCCGCCCGTACTACGCCAAGGCTTCCTGGCTTCGCCGCCAGGGCATTCCGATGCTCGGCAGCTGGTTCACCAACCCGGCGCTCGCCGGCGGTGGCCCGTTGGCCGACATCGGGGTGCACGTCCTGGACTACTCGCTGCACCTGCTGGGTGAGCCGAAGGTCTTGGCCGTTTCGGCGTCGACCCATTCCGAACTGGGTCCCCGCGGCCTCGGCGGCAACGCGAGGTATACGGCGTCGAACTCCAGCCATAAGTTTGAAGTGGAGGACTTCGCCTCAGCGTTCATCCGGCTGGAAGGCGGCGGAACCTTGATCCTCGAAGCGGGCTGGGCCACCTACCGTGACGAGCGGGACCTGATGGACTTCACGGTTTACGGGACCGACGGCGGTGCGGACTTGCGCTCGGTCGGCGCCTCCGAGAACCCCGTCGCAGACGTGCACATTTTCACCGAGAAGGACGGCCAGAATGCCGACTTCGAGGTGGTAGCCGAACCCGGAAAGGCGCACCAGGCCGTCGTCGACGATTTTGTTGCTGCCGTCCGCGGCGGCGAGACCGTCTGGGGCAGCCACGACGGATCGCTCGCCCTCAGCCGGGCGCTGGTGCTCGACGCCTGCTACAAATCCGCCGTGGAACAACGCGAAGTAAGGCTCTGA
- a CDS encoding carbohydrate ABC transporter permease has protein sequence MAIKTLQPGRGAPKRGARGTNDGGAPARVSGRDRAERRLALRMTAPSLILMALVAAVPIGYAIWLSLNQYSVRTAGLSRFVGLENYINALASHEWWAAFGQTFLFAGLSVSLELILGTAMALLLNLAFKGRALLRTVVLLPYAIVTVVSAITWQTMFQPNLGLVTNVLSALGLPGGDVVWLGEHGYAMAVIVLADVWKTTPFAALIILAGLQVISAETYEAAELDGASKWQTFVHITLPLLRPAIVLAAIFRTMDALRVFDLPFVLTRGANGTESMSMLAYTQLRENRLVGEGSALSILTFLTVMVVSVIYVRFAGGNIRDVAKEEQ, from the coding sequence ATGGCCATCAAGACCCTCCAACCCGGTCGCGGGGCGCCAAAGCGCGGCGCCCGCGGAACGAACGACGGCGGCGCCCCCGCCCGCGTGTCAGGCCGCGACCGCGCCGAACGCCGTCTCGCCTTACGTATGACGGCGCCGTCGCTGATCCTCATGGCCCTGGTGGCGGCGGTCCCGATCGGCTACGCAATCTGGCTCTCGCTGAACCAGTACAGCGTCCGCACGGCCGGGCTCTCGCGGTTCGTGGGGCTGGAGAATTACATCAACGCCCTGGCCAGCCACGAATGGTGGGCCGCATTCGGCCAGACGTTCCTCTTCGCAGGCCTCTCGGTCAGCTTGGAGCTGATCCTCGGCACGGCGATGGCGTTGCTGCTCAACCTCGCGTTCAAGGGCCGCGCCCTGCTCCGCACGGTGGTCCTGTTGCCGTACGCGATCGTCACCGTGGTCAGCGCCATCACCTGGCAAACGATGTTCCAGCCCAACCTCGGACTGGTCACCAACGTCCTCTCGGCGCTTGGGCTGCCGGGTGGCGACGTCGTGTGGCTCGGTGAGCACGGCTACGCCATGGCGGTGATCGTCCTCGCCGACGTCTGGAAGACGACGCCGTTCGCGGCACTCATCATCCTGGCCGGCCTGCAGGTCATCTCCGCCGAAACCTACGAAGCCGCGGAGCTCGACGGCGCCAGCAAGTGGCAGACCTTTGTCCACATCACCCTGCCGCTCCTGCGTCCGGCGATCGTCCTCGCCGCGATCTTCCGCACCATGGATGCCCTCCGCGTCTTCGACCTGCCGTTTGTCCTCACCCGCGGCGCCAACGGCACCGAATCCATGTCCATGCTCGCCTACACCCAACTGCGCGAGAACCGCCTGGTGGGCGAAGGCTCGGCGCTCTCCATCCTGACCTTCCTCACCGTCATGGTTGTCTCGGTCATCTACGTCCGCTTCGCCGGCGGCAACATCCGCGACGTCGCGAAGGAGGAGCAATGA
- a CDS encoding carbohydrate ABC transporter permease, with the protein MSTLTEERTTPAPDTGRKSPKRRLRGEAKLHPLVWVFVVAVMGFSLIPFYWLVNTSLKKGASLSKGELFPSQPTLENYLVVFQNPEFLLALRNSVIIAVVTTTVALVFASFAAYALARLKMRRKAMILTLILSVTTFPAIAIAAPMFSIWREIGLYDTLLGLIIPKLTFALPLAIYTLTSFFKEIPRELEESAYMDGATPFTAFRKVILPLAVPGLATTAILVFISVWNEFLLAVTLTTSPEARPVPVAIAFFSGTSEFDQPLGTISAASVIITVPLVILVLLCQKRIVSGMTAGAVKG; encoded by the coding sequence ATGAGCACGCTGACGGAAGAACGCACGACGCCGGCACCCGACACCGGGCGCAAGTCGCCTAAGCGCCGCTTGCGTGGGGAGGCGAAACTGCATCCCTTGGTGTGGGTATTCGTCGTCGCGGTCATGGGCTTCTCGCTCATCCCCTTCTACTGGCTGGTCAACACCTCCCTTAAGAAGGGAGCGAGCCTGTCCAAGGGCGAGCTCTTCCCGAGCCAGCCAACCCTGGAGAACTACCTCGTCGTCTTCCAGAACCCCGAATTCCTCCTGGCCTTGCGCAATTCGGTGATCATCGCCGTCGTGACTACAACGGTGGCGCTGGTGTTCGCATCCTTCGCCGCGTATGCGCTGGCGAGGCTCAAGATGCGCCGCAAGGCGATGATCCTGACGCTGATCCTCTCGGTGACGACGTTCCCGGCCATCGCCATCGCAGCCCCGATGTTCTCCATCTGGCGCGAAATCGGGCTGTACGACACCCTGTTGGGCCTCATCATCCCGAAGCTGACGTTCGCGCTGCCCTTGGCGATCTACACGCTGACGTCGTTCTTCAAGGAGATCCCGCGGGAACTCGAGGAATCGGCGTATATGGATGGCGCTACGCCGTTCACCGCGTTTCGCAAGGTCATCCTTCCGCTTGCGGTGCCTGGCTTGGCGACCACCGCGATCCTGGTGTTCATCTCGGTCTGGAACGAATTCCTCTTGGCCGTCACGCTGACCACCTCGCCGGAAGCCCGTCCGGTACCGGTCGCGATCGCGTTCTTCAGCGGAACCAGCGAGTTCGACCAGCCCCTCGGCACCATCAGCGCGGCATCGGTGATCATCACCGTCCCGCTCGTGATCCTGGTGCTCCTTTGCCAGAAGCGCATCGTGTCCGGCATGACCGCGGGTGCGGTCAAGGGCTAA